One Mycolicibacterium doricum genomic window, CAAGGCGCCCAACTCGGCGTTCCTCGACTACATCGCATCGCCCTACGGCCCCCGGATGGTCAGCCCCGAAGGGCTGCAGAAGAACGCGGGCAGCGACAATGCAGCGACCTACCTCACCAACCACGACCTGGGCACCGGTCCGTACACCTTGACCGCCGCCGAGGTGGGGTCGCGGTACGCGCTGGCCGCGTACCCCCAATACTGGGGTGACAAGCCCTATTTCGAGCAGGTCGAGATTCCCGTCATCACCGACGTCTCCGCACAGCAACTTCAATTCAACAACGGACAGATCGCGGCAATCATGCACGACCTGCCGTCCTCGGCCGTCGAGCAGTACCTCAACGACGACAAATACGCGCATTACTCGCTGCCGACGATGATGTCGAACTACCTGTACCTGAACCCGCACAAGGGGATGCTGACCGATGCTGCCAACCGCAACGCGGTGGTGCAGGCCATCGACGTCGACGCGCTGGTCAAGCAGACCTATGCCGGTCGCGGCAAGAAGGCCGAGCAGGTCTATCCGCCCAACATGATGGCGCCGGAGTTCGCCAAGCAGTCGGTCACCCACGATCGGTCGGTGCTCACCGGGATCGCCGGGGGGCTACCCGCCGACCAGAAGGCGATCACCATCGGCTACGACTCGTCGAACCCGGACAACCAGTTGATCAGCAACCTCATCCAGACCCAGTTGGCCGCCGCCGGTCTGACCGCCAAGGTGCAGAGCTACCCGACCTCGGAGATCTACGGCTGGATCGGCACCGACGGGCAGTCGGCGCCGGACATCTTCTCGTCGACCGCGTGGCCGGACGCACCCTCGCCCTACACCTGGGGACACATCTCCTTCGATCCGGACGGCGGTCTGAACTACCTCGGCTGCTCGGCGCCGCCGGTTACCGCGGCACTGGCCGAGGGCCTGGCCACCGGTGCGCCACAGCCGTTCTCGACCGCCGCCGAAGAGGCGATCAAGACGGGTTGCTGGCTCAACATGGCCGACGTCGACGACTTCATGGTCGCCCAGCCGTGGCTCAAGGGTGTCGAGGCGGCCCACGTGGTGACGAACCCGAACTCGCTGCGGCTCTTCGAGCTGTCGGCCGGCTGATGGCGGTACGGCTGGTCGGCAAGAGCGGTGTGCGCCGCATCATCCTGCTGACACTGGGCTGGGAGGATCTGCCGAAATCGGTCAGCGTGCACGGTGATTCATCGGGGGAGCAGCTGCGCGAACCGGTCCCCGGCGTGCTCCTGCAGACAGACGGCGGCTGGGTGCTGCTCGACACCGGGTTCAACACCGCACTGATCCGCGACCCGTATCTGGCGCGGCGGTACTACCCGGCGGTGGAATACCAACCGGTGCTACCCGGCCCCGGTGAGCCGATTGAACAGCGGCTCGCCGAGGTCGGCGTGGACGTCGACGAGATCCACGCCGTCGCGGTCAGCCATCTGCATGTCGACCACGCCGGCGGACTGAAGTTGTTCGCCGGCCGGGTGCCGGTGCATGCGCAGCGCCGGGAGCTGGAATACGGGCTGTCCAACCATCCCGAGCCGGAGAAGCATGCCATCTTCCGCGTCGACTTCGACGATCCGCGCATCGACTGGCGGCTGGCCGACGGGGACGCCGAGATCGCGCCAGGCATCGCCGCCGTGCCGACGTACGGCCATACCCCCGGCCACCAGAGCTTCGTGGTGGAGCTCGACGAGTCGGTGGGCGGAGACGGGTTCGTGTTCGCCTTCGACGCCGCCGACCTCACCGAGAACATCGAACACGAGTTGGCGATCGGCGGGTTCATCGACGTCGATCCGCAGGAGACGGTCGAACCGATCCGGCGCCTGAAGAAGCTTGCCGCCGACAAGGGTTACCCGCTGATCCCCGGCCACGATCCGCACGTGTGGCCGCAGCTGACCGTGCACTTCCACGAGCGGTTCGCGCCGTGATGGATCTGGTGCTGCGCACCTGGCGCGCGCTCGTGGCCGGGGCGCTGCGGCCGGCCGCGGTGGCGGTGCGCGACGGGCGGATCGCGGCGATCGCCGCGCCCGAGACGCCGTTCGCGGCGGCCACCGACATCACGGTCGCGCCGTCGGCGGCGCTGCTGCCCGGCTTCGTCGACACCCACCTCCACATCGACGACCCCGGCACCGACTGGGAGGGTTTCGCGTCGGCGACCGCCGGCGCCGCGGCGGCCGGCATCACCACGCCGGTCGACGTGCCGCTCGGCAGCGCGCCGGTCACCACCACGGTGGCCGCACTTGCCGTCAAACAGGCTGCAGGGCAGGGCAACTGCCGGGTCGACGTCGGCTTCTGGGGCGGCGTGGTGCCCGAGAACCTGGACGACCCGGCGCCGCTGGCCGCCGCGGGGGTGCGGGGCTTCAAGTGCTTCCTCACCGACTCGGGCAATCCCGACTTCGGCCGGCTGACACCTGAACAGTTCCGGCGCGCCGCGGCGAGATCGCCGGAGCGGACGGTGTGCTGCTGGTGCACGCCGAAAGCCACGCCGCGATCGCGGCGAGCGCCCCACCGAGAGCGCCCGCCTACGCGTCCTTCCTCGACTCGCGTCCCGACACCGCGGAAGCCGACGCCGTCGCGCTGGCCATCGACGTCGCCCGCGACACCGGCGTGCGCATGCACATCGTGCACGTCTCGAGCGCGTCGGTGGTGCCGCTGCTCGCTGACGCCAAGCGCACCGGCGTGCGGATCACCGCGGAAACCTGCCCGCACTACCTGGCCTTCGCCACGCACGAGGTCCCCGACGGCGCCACCGAATACGCGGTGTGCCCGCCGATCCGCGCCGGCGCCAACCGCGACCAGCTGTGGGCGGCGCTGTGGGACGGGACGCTGGACATGATCGTCTCCGATCACTCGCCGTGCGCGCCGGAACACAAGGGTGCCGACTTCGGCGTGGCCTTCGGCGGGATCAGCTCCCTGCAGCTCAGCCCGGCCGTCACCTGGACCCACGCGCGCTCACGCGGCCTCGGTCTGGCCGGTCTAAGCCGCTGGATGAGTGAACTCCTCGCGACACTCGCCGGGTATGACGACCGCGGCCGCATCTCCGTCGGGCTGCGTGCCGACATGTGCGCATTCGATCCCGACGCACAGGTGGTCCTCGACGCCGCCGCGCTGGCACACCGGCATCCGGTCAGCCCGTACGACGGCCACACGCTGTCGGGGGCGGTGCTGCAGATGTGGGTGGCCGGCCGGCCCGTCCTGCGCGAGGTGTGCCAGCCGGTATGAGACTGCTGCTCAACCCCGATACATCCGCGGCGCTGGGGCTGGTGCCGTGAGCGCCGGGTGGGTGGACCTCGCGTCGCGCACGCTGGGCGGAAGCGTCGTGGCCGCCAGCGACGAGTCGTTCGGTGTCAAAGAGCGCCTGGTCGACCCGGCGGAACCGGCATTCGTGCCCGGCACCTACGACCTGCGTGGCGAGGTGGTCGACGGGTGGGAGACCCGTCGGCACGCCGGCCCCGGCGGCGACTGGGTGATCGTGCGGCTCGGTGCGGCCGGCCGGCTGTGCACCGTCGACGTCGACACCCGCTTCTTTTCCGGCAACCACCCCACGGGTTGCTGTGTGGAGGCGGCCGTCCTGGACCCGCTCGCCGATCCGACCGGGCCGCAGGTCCGGTGGCGGACCGTCGTGGAACCGGCTGCGCTGCGCGCGGATTCGCACAATCTGCTGTGCGTCGACGATCCACATCGATACACCCACCTGCGGCTGCGGTTGCGCTCCGACGGCGGTGTGGCGCGCCTGCGCGCCTACGGCGAGGTGATCCCGGACCCGCAGCTGTGGGCTGACGTCACCGTCGAGGTGTCCGGGGTGGAGCAGGGCGGGCGGGTCGAATGGTGCAGCGACAGCTTCTATTCGGACGCAGCCCCGCTGATCGCCCCGGACCGGCCGCGCAATATGGGCGACGGCTGGGAGACCCGGCGTCGGCGCGACATCGGACCCGAGACCCACGATGCGGTGATGATCTCGTTCGCCGCCGAGACCGATCTGCAACGCCTGGAGATCGACACCTCGTACTTCGTGTTCAATGCCACCTCGGAGGTGTCGGTGCTCGGCACCCGTGATCGCCCCGACGGCGCCCACGGCTGGGGTCTGGTGCCGTTCGACTTCACCGTGCTGCCGCGCACCCGGCTGGCGGCGGACAGCCGCCAGGTGTTCACCGTCGATGCCGCCGGCGTCACCGCGCTGCGGGTACAGGCCTTCCCGGACGGCGGCATCGCGCGGGTCCGCGCCTTCGGGCGGCCCACACCGACCGGGATCCGGCAGTTGCAGGAACGCTGGGCGGCGTCGCAACGGGCGGCGGCATGACCGCCGACGCGCTCGGCGACTGTAGGGCACTGTGGCGGCGCACCCTGCTCATCGAGGCCGACGGCTCCCGCGACACCGGCACCGACGTGTTGTGGTTGCAGGGCATCTCGGCCTACGTGGACTCCCGCGGTTTCGCCGGGGAGCTGTTGCGCAGCGGGGACGTCTTCGAATGGCGCCGCGACATCGACATCGAGCCACCCCAACCCGGCCCCGACGTCGGCACGATGCGGTGGGACGGCGACACGCTCGTCGAGACCGGCATGCACGACGACTACGTCGAGCACTGGGTCCGCGATCCCGGACCCGCGACACCGTGCTGGGCGCTGACACTGCGCTCACCGCGGGGCGGTGCCCTGCTGCTGCGCGTCGGCGCGATGTTCGGCTGGGCCGCCGCGGACACCGTCGTGGTGGACCGGACCGACGGGCCGCAGTGGGCCGCGCTCGACCTGGCGCAGGCGGCCGGAGAGCTCCACGCCAACGGCGTGCGCTGGAGCGTGGAACGATCCGAAGGGAATGTGGAACTATGAGTGGCACAACATCTTTCACCTCGATACCGATCATCGACATCAGCGGCCTGCACTCCGCCGACCCCGCTGACCGGGAACGGGTCGCCACCGAACTGGGGGCCGCGGCGCGCGACGTGGGCTTCTTCTACATCAGCGGCTCGGGCATCGACGAAGCGCTGTTCGACCGGATGCTGGCGGCCACCAGGGACTTCTTCGCCCTTCCCCTCGAGGAGAAGATGCGCAGCTACATCGGGATGTCGCGGTGCCACCGCGGCTACGTGCCCGTCGGAGAGGAGGGCGTCGAGCAGGGCACGCCCGACCTGAAGGAGGCGTTCGACACCGCGCTCGACCTGCCCGCCGACGATCCCGACTACCTGGCCGGCAATCCCATGCTCGGACCGAACACGTGGCCGGACCTGCCCGGCTTCGCCGAGGCCGTCACCGCCTACTACCAGGCGGTGATGGGGGTGGGGCAGCAACTGCTGTGGGCGTTCGCCGTCGCGCTCGGCGAGGACCCCGAGGTGTTCACCCGGCACGCCACCAAGACGCCGAGCCAGCTGCGACTCGTGCACTATCCGTTCAACCCGGACGCCGAAGACCACCTGGGCATCGGCGCGCACACCGACTACGAGTGCTTCACGCTGCTCAAGCCGACCGCCCCCGGCCTGGAGGTGCTCAACGGCGCCGGCGAATGGATCGACGTGCCGCCGGTGCCGGGCACCTTCGTCATCAACATCGGCGACATGCTCGAGCTGTGGACCAACGGCACCTTCGTCGCCACCAGCCACCGCGTGCGCAAGGTCAAGGAGGAGCGGTACTCGTTCCCGTTGTTCTTCAACGTCGACTACGACACCGAGGTCAAGCCGCTGCCGCAGTTCGCGCCCCGCGACGACCGGCCGCGCCCGCCGCTGCGCGCCGGGGAGCATCTGTTCGCCCAGACCGTGCAGTCGTTCGCCTACCTGCGCGGGCGCATGGAGCGCGGAGAATTGGTCCTGCCCGAGGGGTCGCTCACGCTCGGCCAGTTCGGCCAGCAGGCGCTGCAGCAGACCCCTAGTTGATCGGCGCGTTGACCCAGCGGATGTCGGCGAGGATGCCGCGCGCCGCGACGATGCCCTGCCCGGTCTGCCACACCTCGTTGTTGACGACGAACACGCGGTCGTCCTGTGCGGCGGACAGCGCCCGCCATGCGTCACTGTCCAGGATCTGTGGTGCGTTGTCGCGCGCAGCGGGCGAGTCGAACGACACGTAGACGATGTCGGCGTCGGCGATCGAGTAGTCCGGTTTGTTGCCGGTGCCGAGTTCCACGAATGGTTCGTCGGTGAAGCGCTGGGCGGCCGGGCGGTCGAGGCCAACCTCGGCCAGCACGCTGCCCGGGAAGTTGTCGGCCCCGTAGACCCGCACGGTGTCGTCTGTCAGTTGCACCACCGAGGCCTGGAAGTGGGCGGCGTCGTTGTCCGTCCCGGTGCGGCGCGCGGCGTCGGCGAAGCCGTCGAGCAGCCCGCCCACGGCGTCGAACCGTCCGGTGGCGGCCCCGACCGTACGCAGGTTCGCCTGCCAATCGGCCCCCGGGGGCCC contains:
- a CDS encoding ABC transporter substrate-binding protein, producing MIRRLKVFAAAGAAAALTLSGCGGSDSGGGAPNAAPTDKVLHVSFLQDPGQPPDPDIFYAGQGLLLTTNLYEGLLQYKGGTEKPEIEPLLATEWTESPDHRVFTFKLRQGVTFHDGTPFTSAAIKASFDRRLAVDQGPAYMVKDVESVTTQGDYDATITLKAPNSAFLDYIASPYGPRMVSPEGLQKNAGSDNAATYLTNHDLGTGPYTLTAAEVGSRYALAAYPQYWGDKPYFEQVEIPVITDVSAQQLQFNNGQIAAIMHDLPSSAVEQYLNDDKYAHYSLPTMMSNYLYLNPHKGMLTDAANRNAVVQAIDVDALVKQTYAGRGKKAEQVYPPNMMAPEFAKQSVTHDRSVLTGIAGGLPADQKAITIGYDSSNPDNQLISNLIQTQLAAAGLTAKVQSYPTSEIYGWIGTDGQSAPDIFSSTAWPDAPSPYTWGHISFDPDGGLNYLGCSAPPVTAALAEGLATGAPQPFSTAAEEAIKTGCWLNMADVDDFMVAQPWLKGVEAAHVVTNPNSLRLFELSAG
- a CDS encoding N-acyl homoserine lactonase family protein; the encoded protein is MAVRLVGKSGVRRIILLTLGWEDLPKSVSVHGDSSGEQLREPVPGVLLQTDGGWVLLDTGFNTALIRDPYLARRYYPAVEYQPVLPGPGEPIEQRLAEVGVDVDEIHAVAVSHLHVDHAGGLKLFAGRVPVHAQRRELEYGLSNHPEPEKHAIFRVDFDDPRIDWRLADGDAEIAPGIAAVPTYGHTPGHQSFVVELDESVGGDGFVFAFDAADLTENIEHELAIGGFIDVDPQETVEPIRRLKKLAADKGYPLIPGHDPHVWPQLTVHFHERFAP
- a CDS encoding amidohydrolase family protein; its protein translation is MHAESHAAIAASAPPRAPAYASFLDSRPDTAEADAVALAIDVARDTGVRMHIVHVSSASVVPLLADAKRTGVRITAETCPHYLAFATHEVPDGATEYAVCPPIRAGANRDQLWAALWDGTLDMIVSDHSPCAPEHKGADFGVAFGGISSLQLSPAVTWTHARSRGLGLAGLSRWMSELLATLAGYDDRGRISVGLRADMCAFDPDAQVVLDAAALAHRHPVSPYDGHTLSGAVLQMWVAGRPVLREVCQPV
- the alc gene encoding allantoicase, which translates into the protein MSAGWVDLASRTLGGSVVAASDESFGVKERLVDPAEPAFVPGTYDLRGEVVDGWETRRHAGPGGDWVIVRLGAAGRLCTVDVDTRFFSGNHPTGCCVEAAVLDPLADPTGPQVRWRTVVEPAALRADSHNLLCVDDPHRYTHLRLRLRSDGGVARLRAYGEVIPDPQLWADVTVEVSGVEQGGRVEWCSDSFYSDAAPLIAPDRPRNMGDGWETRRRRDIGPETHDAVMISFAAETDLQRLEIDTSYFVFNATSEVSVLGTRDRPDGAHGWGLVPFDFTVLPRTRLAADSRQVFTVDAAGVTALRVQAFPDGGIARVRAFGRPTPTGIRQLQERWAASQRAAA
- a CDS encoding isopenicillin N synthase family dioxygenase, translating into MSGTTSFTSIPIIDISGLHSADPADRERVATELGAAARDVGFFYISGSGIDEALFDRMLAATRDFFALPLEEKMRSYIGMSRCHRGYVPVGEEGVEQGTPDLKEAFDTALDLPADDPDYLAGNPMLGPNTWPDLPGFAEAVTAYYQAVMGVGQQLLWAFAVALGEDPEVFTRHATKTPSQLRLVHYPFNPDAEDHLGIGAHTDYECFTLLKPTAPGLEVLNGAGEWIDVPPVPGTFVINIGDMLELWTNGTFVATSHRVRKVKEERYSFPLFFNVDYDTEVKPLPQFAPRDDRPRPPLRAGEHLFAQTVQSFAYLRGRMERGELVLPEGSLTLGQFGQQALQQTPS
- a CDS encoding iron-siderophore ABC transporter substrate-binding protein, with the protein product MVSAALVATLAAGLAGCGSTDGDAASSTPMTSIITSTTSIAGADVLGNERRPDESCAPEPARVDPGPPEREVRHAAGQTRVTADPQRIVVLSGDQLDALCALGLQTRIVAAALPDGRDEQPSYLGAVIHDVAPAGTRSAPDVAAIRAAAPNLILGSQASTPELFGELSAIAPTVFTGPPGADWQANLRTVGAATGRFDAVGGLLDGFADAARRTGTDNDAAHFQASVVQLTDDTVRVYGADNFPGSVLAEVGLDRPAAQRFTDEPFVELGTGNKPDYSIADADIVYVSFDSPAARDNAPQILDSDAWRALSAAQDDRVFVVNNEVWQTGQGIVAARGILADIRWVNAPIN